In one window of Brassica rapa cultivar Chiifu-401-42 chromosome A07, CAAS_Brap_v3.01, whole genome shotgun sequence DNA:
- the LOC103829454 gene encoding uncharacterized protein LOC103829454, giving the protein METISLQRSPGKQVSGLRPYKNPKRRSSRGSLSRSGGSLTLPINPTSSWGSSPAHLPPPPSYSQPPLLPLPRVNSSTLPLQRVNSSRPRVNKSSLPYSQTRPTSQTQQKKAEYVETVPTLTRTGSVPVRSSHKRDFPEGFDGYPGPAIMLLSPPPCSLPMPRFSMKPKLSCNAEAAGKTDVATNNLRRVLQLR; this is encoded by the coding sequence GGTCTGAGACCATACAAGAACCCTAAAAGAAGGAGTTCTCGTGGTTCGCTTTCAAGATCTGGAGGAAGTTTGACTCTTCCGATCAACCCAACGTCTTCTTGGGGATCTTCTCCGGCGCATCTTCCACCCCCGCCTAGCTACTCCCAGCCTCCTCTTCTCCCTCTTCCACGTGTCAACAGCTCTACTCTCCCTCTGCAACGCGTCAACAGCTCTCGACCACGTGTGAACAAATCTAGTCTCCCTTACTCTCAAACAAGACCAACGTCTCAAACACAACAGAAGAAAGCAGAGTACGTTGAAACTGTGCCGACACTGACTCGAACCGGTTCGGTTCCGGTCCGGTCTAGCCACAAGCGTGATTTCCCGGAAGGATTTGATGGTTATCCTGGTCCAGCAATCATGTTATTATCTCCTCCGCCGTGTAGTTTGCCCATGCCTAGGTTTTCTATGAAACCGAAGCTTAGTTGCAACGCGGAAGCTGCCGGCAAAACTGACGTAGCCACCAATAACTTACGTCGTGTTTTACAACTACGTTAA
- the LOC103829455 gene encoding DNA-directed RNA polymerase I subunit RPA12, whose translation MEKSRESGFLFCNLCGTMLMLKSNKYAECPLCKTTRNAKEIVDKQIAYTVSDEDIRRELGISLFGEKTQEDTELPKIKKACEKCQHPELVYTTRQTRSADEGQTTYYTCPNCGHRFTEG comes from the exons ATGGAGAAGTCTAGGGAAAGCGGGTTCTTGTTCTGTAATTTGTGTGGAACGATGCTGATGTTGAAGTCGAACAAGTATGCTGAATGTCCGCTATGCAAAACAACGCGAAACGCAAAAG AAATCGTTGACAAGCAAATAGCTTACACTGTTTCTGATGAG GATATCAGGAGAGAACTAGGAATCTCTCTGTTTGGTGAAAAAACGCAGGAAGACACTGAGCTACCAAAG ATCAAAAAGGCGTGCGAGAAATGTCAGCACCCTGAGCTTGTGTACACAACCAGACAG ACAAGATCAGCAGACGAAGGACAAACAACATATTATACTTGCCCCAATTGTGGACATAGATTCACTGAAGGCTGA